Part of the Perognathus longimembris pacificus isolate PPM17 chromosome 1, ASM2315922v1, whole genome shotgun sequence genome, TCTAGCAAAGGCACTGCCTCAGCCACCTGGGGAGAAGAGCTCAGATACTTGGattttatgtggggctgagggaaAGAGCACAGGGTTAAGGGGCAGATGGTGGACCCAAGGCAGAGGACGAAGTGCTGCATAGGAGAGGTGAGAGATGGAGAACTACAAGGCCCAGGTCATccagtccttcccttccctgggtctGAGCAGACACTCTTCCCCAGGCTAGAATGTATTTGAGTTCCAGGGCTGGCATTGCTCCAGGGCACTGAGGGGACAAGCGAGGTGGCAGTAGTAAAGGCCGAGGCAAGGTACCAAGTCATGGACACACCTAGAATGAGCTCTCCTAGGCCATTGCAGTTTGTAAGCCCTGTCCAATAATGTCTTAGTTTCCACCACTTTGTCCTCTCCCTAGAAGCTGTTCCCAAACTCTGTTCCACAGCAGAGGACAGGGCAgcaagaagaaatgagagaagacaCGGAGGCCAGTAAGAGGGCTGAGCCTGAGACTGGATGTCCCCCTGCCTGCCCCCGCCACTCCGAAAGAATCCTCCTGCTCTGGTTGGACATATGGGCTAAAAGGAGGAAACACTCAGCACATTCTTTCTCTGCTTTGATCTGCAGTGCAGCCATAGCAAAGGGCAGAGAAGCTGAGGGGAGAATGTGGGGGTAGAAGAGCATGGAGCAAAATCCCCTTTGAGCAGGAAAAGGGTGCTTCCCTTGCCCTACATCCAAACGGGCTGGGAATTTCACTtccagaggaaagaaggaatgggaaGGTGTTGGGAAGGGCAACCCTAGACAGGATGAAGGTTTAAGGATCCCTTGTGACCCCCTAGATGACCCTGAGAACAGCAGTTGGGGGACTGGATGAGAAGTCACAGCAGACATGCAGATTTCTGGTGGGGGTGAGAAACCAGGCATGGGGGCGTCTTCACCGAAGGAGGGACCACTTGATCTGTTCTTTTGCAGACTGCAGCACCTGCAGAGACAGGGGTGTCACTGAGGGAGGCTTTTGAGGAGCAGGGTGGGAactggggggtgagggtggggagggcTCTCCTTCCCTTCACTTGCCTTCCCTCTCCTTCACAGGGAATAGAAAATCCCCAAGGTAGAATAGGAAGAAGCTCTCTAAAAGCCCTAGAGGATTGTCAGTTTGGAAAATTCCCCCCAAACTCAAATCCACTGGGGGGATGAAGAGAGAAGAGGTATacctgagaggaaagaaaaacaaaactggggGTTACTGGCTATATGTTCCAGAGAGGGGGTTATACATCCAGACATTCTTCTTGGTGAGGCTTCTAAGCCATTTAAAACCAGAACCCCTCCTTGGCTCCCCACATCAGGTAGACAGACAGTCTATCTGCAGTCAAGGCGGCAGGATGGATCTGCAAAACCTGCATATGCTAGAATATGCACTTCCAGCTTAGCCCTCATTTGAAtaataagagaaagggagagagagctcACAAGCACACAGACCATCTGCTTAAGGCAAGCCTCTGCTGGGGAATAAATCACTGAAGGAGACATCAGGCAGGGAGGGCTTGAAGGGTACAGAGGAAAGCTGACAGCCATGGCtcacaggaagctgagagaggAGTGGGAGTGGGGGCACCAGGCTATGAGTTCCACTTCCCTGAAATAAGAGGGAGCCAAGGAGGACAAGTCCATCTGTGGCCTCTTTCAGACTTGGTGGATTGGGGTGAACTAGTCTAGCCTTTGTGACCCTGCCCctctggagaggaagaagggagaaagtcaTACCTGAGACACGGTCTGCTCTGTAAGAGGGACGTCTTCACCCTGTGGAACAGATTGTGAACACTTAGACTGCAGTCTAGAAGTAGGGAAGAAAGGGATGGCCCTTTAAATGGAAGCAAACTTCTCAGTCCCTGAAAGGGACTGAACCACAATTTTACTCAGCCAGAGGGACTGAGAACACACAAAAGGGTCATTTCATTCATCCTCCATTTTAAGGCAGGAAGACTTCTTAAAAGATTTATTCCATTCCCAGTAATCAGCAGGTTATCTGATCCTCAACTCCCtcaatttgggggtgggggacatgATTCCCTAGTCAGAAAAGACCTTCCCTGAATATCAATATCACTGGGGAAAGGATGAGGGGGAGCCAGGGGTAGTTTAATGGATCCCGCAAGGCCTGATGGGTAACGACAGAATGTTAATTTGAAGAAATAAACTGCTGCAACAGCAGCCTGAGAAGGGGATGGGGGGAGCTCGTGGGGGGACCCTCTCTCTTGCCACATAGAGACATATGTTAGAGGAGAAGATTAAACTATGCAAATGCAGCCCACGGCAGTTAAGGGAGAAGATTTCCCATTACCAGGCACTGTAAGCCTTTACTCTGTGGAGGTCAGAGCCAGGACATTCTGTGAATGGAGAGATCTGCTTTGCTTAGACAACTCTGCACCCCACAATTTGCAGGGGGCCCCTCTTTCTGCATTCACCATGATTTTCCAGCAGACTCAGAGCCTTCTGGAGTTAATTCCAAGGCTCCTTTCTGGTTATCACTAGCACGGAATACTGAGGTATTGGCAAGTAAGTATTTCCTGAAGGATTACATAAGATCTTAAAAGATacgaaagccaggcactggtggctcacacctgtaattctagctacttagttgTCTctgatctaaggattgtggtttgaagccagccccaacagagaAGTGTGGcaaaaggatggaagtggaggtgtggatcaagtaggAGGGTACCAGCCtttagtaaaaaagccaagtgaggaggtgagacaatgagttcaagccctactagcataaaaagaaaaaggaaaatcatcctcaaagagggaaaaataaaaccacctCAGGTTTCTTAAGAGTTTAATAGCTATGAATATTAAAGCTGTATTTCATTGTGCATTTAATACATACACACTCACTGTCCAGCTTGTGCAGTTATGTTAGGACTTTTTGTGGTtactgttgttggtcatggggcttgaactcagggcctgggcattgtccctatgctttctcttctcaaggctagtgctctaccactttgtgtcacagctctacttttggttttcagtggttaattggaggtaagattctcagggactttcttacccaggccaccttcgaactatgatcctcagatctcagccacatgagtagctaggattataggcatgagccactagtgcccggcttATGTTAGGACTTTGCATACTGGGTTAGGGGGAGAAGTAACTtcctctgctttccttctttgtgaCACTGAGATGGAAAGAGTTGAGAAGGCTGTGTGTAtttgagaggagaggggaaggtagTCCATACCCTATGAGTCCTTATGCTTAGACCTATCAGCAGGTCTAGCTCTGGAGGACGCTTGAGGATTAGAGGGAGGATATGGGGAGGCACATTCCCACTTACCCTTAGAGCTACTCGGTGTACCACTTGCTGAGGGTCGTTCTCTAGGATTACCCTACACAAACAAAGAAGAGATTACTGTTCACTCTACCTTGGAGATCAATTTGCTGTGGGGACAGACTATGACCATTCATGCCACTTTGTTTAGGTCAAGGGCCGAAGCTCTACCTCCCCACTCCAGGTCCAGGGTAGAGAACTCACCCTCCATCTACAATTTCATCCACAGCCAAGAAGAGCCCCTCCATGTTCTCCAGCAGAGCTCTCTTTTCTACGTTTTTCCTGAGCcccaaaaagaggagaaaaatcagCCTGTGTATGAAAAGAACCCTAGGACACTGTCTGGATAGGGATTCACATTAGGCGATCAATGTCTCTACCACGACTAATGTGAAAGACTCTTTAACTAATGTGCTCTACACCTATTCCCATTCTTGATTGCTGAGTAATGATTAGGAATGTCAGGGAGGTCAGTGGGAAAGTGTTTGCCCAAATTTGatccccaacaccaaaaaaaaaaaagaatgtgagttAAGAGATTCAAAACAATCAATTTCCGACTATTCACAGATTTGACTATCCAGAGCTACTGTTTCTTCCTACCTGCCATGAGGCTGCTCATGACATTGCTCACATACACAGACATCAGTGGGTAGAATATAGAGAGCAAACAGAGCTAAAACTCAATCTGAAGGTTGTAGGATGCAGGAAAGGGTTACATGTAAACCCTGCCTACTCTCAGGCTCTGACCATCCTCCTAAGTCTCTGCTACcctttctcctcctgctcctctcttACTAGTTTTGCTCACGCCCGGAAAAGAAGCCCAACAGGGGCCTAAAAACAGCCAGGGTCCCCACCTTCCAGCCACAGGTGGTTGGTGCATGAGGCCTGTCACATTCATTAGTTTCACTATTTCACTAGATTACTTGAAATTAAGTCTACTCATTCACCTGGCTAAGAAATAAATCATCACCCTTCCTGAAGAAACCTGAGCCTTTGCCCTGCtggttttgtggtgctgagaGCGCCTgctgttctgcttctctgctctgGATGGTTGTCTGAGCTAGGTTCACTTGGGAGCTGTGGGGGATGAAGTTCAAAGCCCTGGGGGTTTTCAGGAAAAATATCTTATATCTCTTTTCTTGCACCATGTACATGGGAATAGAGGGCTAGAGGGGGAGTGAAAAAAGTGGAGAAAAGCAAAGGGCACACTCTTCCTTTTCCATGGAGGGGAAACCTAACAGCCAAAAGAGGAACATGGGAGGTGTTGCCTCCAATGCCAGGTTTCACATTTAATCTGGGACACTTTCTTGTGCTTGTCCTTTCCCTACTTCTAATGCAAAGAATGAAGCCAGAAAGCACTTAGAAGGTGCTTAAAACTCTAACAAGCTGCTCAACAGGAGACACAGAAGGCTACTGCTCCTTACAGGGCATCTCTTTCCTGAGGAGACTTTTTCAATGTGAGGGACATCTTCTCCTTCTAGTCCTCTCTCTCAGTGTGAACTCTGAAATAGTaagtccaatttttttctttgctggtcatgtggcttgaactcagggtatgggccctgtttctgagctcaaggctagtgctctaccacttgagccatagctccacttcctcctttttgtgtgtgtgtgtatgtgtgtgtgtgtgtgtgtgtgtttagttggagataaaagtctcatggacgccaggtgctggtggctcatgcctgtaattctagctactcaagaaaccgagatctgaggactggaagctaacctgggtaggaaagttcatgagacgcttatctccaataaaccaaacaaaaaagtctaaagtagagctatgactcagtggtagagcactcgctttgagcaaaagaagctcagagacagtacccaggcccagagttcaagcctcaggactggcatgggaaaaaaaaagtctcatggactttcctgcctggactggtttcaaactgtgatttttagatttcagcctcctgagtagctaggattataggtgtgagctactgataccTGGCCTCAACTTCCTAACTAAGTCAATGCCTTGGAGCCTCTGCAAATCCCCTATAAATTGAAAATGGCTGCTCACCTCAGCATCTGGCTCAGGGAGTCAAACAGGCAGTTCAGAACAGCCATAAGCATCAGCTGGTGGgagacaaaaaagacaaaaatagatgGGTCAAGTCCTTGAGAACCACTACACAAAAACAAACTCCTACAACTCAGTAAGCATCAAAACACACAGGCttatgtggctactgtatatgttcttgatacattgtatattgtatatatgtctacctgacctagagaagggatagaaaaacagggcgtaagatatcacaagaaatgtacacactgccctactatgtaactgtaccctttttgcacaacaccttgtcaaaaaatttgtgttcaattaataaataaattaaaacacacacacacacacaggcttttatttatttatttatttatttatttttgccagtcctgggccttggactcagggcctggcttctttttgctcaaggctagcactctgccatttgagccacagcgccacttctggccattttctgtatatgtggtgctggggaatcaaacccagggcttcaagtatacaaggcaagcgctctttccactaggccatatccccagccccccacacaggCTTTTATAAAGGACCAAAATACAAAGTGGACAAGGGCATTTCAGGAAGAGGACCTGTGGTTCCTCATGGAGGTAAATTCTGGCCAGACATGTGGTGTTtatctgtaacctcagctacttgggaggtacagGTAGGAAGATTTTGACTTTGAGGCcaaccaacccaggcaaaaacttAGTAAGACCCTATTTCAGAAACAAACTATGACACAAAATAGCTGAGATTGTGGTTCTAGTGTTCTAGCCCTTGCCTACAGAAAAGAACTGGGTTCTACATGTGAAGAACTGGGTTTAGTCTctactaacacacacatacacacacacacacacacacacaatcgaaTAAGCCCTCAATTTCAGGTCTCTTTAGCAAAGAGCACGTTGTTGTCATAATCTTTTAAATGCCTTTACCAACTATTTTATGTGTTATGAAATATCAGGTAGAAAGAGAAATCACTAACCAACCAATCATTGTAAGATCAGAAGAACACAGCAAAACTACTGGAAAGAGTATAGgcctttgtttagtttttcttttgtgtggtactaaggattgaaccgaGGGCCTTAAGCATGTTAACTACAGGCTCCACCATTGAAGTACACTGGGCATGGACTTTTGGGTCAAACAGATCTGGACTCCAATCTCGGCTGAgccattttctctgtgtgtgactAAGGGTTATTAGGCTGAACTCCATGAAACTGCCACTTTTGTAGTTTGACAAAGGTCAAGCACAAGCAATTTCATATGGTTCTTCCTGTTTGGTTTCCTCATTGGTAGCACAAAGGCACTACTTCTACAGTTCACAGGAGTGCTGCAAAGTCCACACAATAATGTTCATTACTAAGTACTCAAAGCAATAATGAGTGCTTAGCAGGAGGTGGGACTTGCAAACTTTTACTTTGGCAGAATATTATTGAAGAGCTCATTTTCACCAATTCACCCTCACTCAGAGAAGCTGCTTTCACTAAGGCAAAAAATTCTGCATGTAGGAAGTAGGTTTGAACTATACCTGTAGTCTAGTTCACACTGTTGACTTGATCAGGTAAAGCTTCAACATGACTCAAAGGACCCATTAATTGCCCTGAATTCATCAGCAAGGCCACTATCTCCCCACAACCTTGACCACACCTCAGAAATTCACCTTATAAAATACTGCAGctgaaaaagcatttgaaaagatCCAATACCCCTTTATGATAAACGTTCTGGAGaggctaggaatccatggaacatttctcaataaaataaaggctgtatatgacaaacctactTTATACTTAatagtgaaaagttaaaaccatttcctttaaaatcaaaaACGAGATAAGGATGTTCGCTCTCTCTACTACTCTTCAATAGAGTACTGGAATTCTTAGCCAGacacaaacataaaggggatccaaacagggaaAGAAGTTAAATTAaattctccctctttgcagatgacacgaccttgtatttaaagaacccataGATTCCTCTTGCatgttacttgagctgatccaaaactttggcaaagcagcaggatataaaattaaccaacaaaaatcaatagtttttctgtatgccaacaattaGAAGagcaggctgaaatcaggaaaacagctCCTTTTAAAATagcctaaaaagaaagaaagaaagaaagaaagaaacctaggaattaacttaaccaaagatgggAAGGACCtccatgatgaaaactttaaaaacctgaaaaaaaggaaattaaatcaaattaaaggaagtggaaaaacctcctatgctcctggattgggagaattaacatcatgaaaatggcaatactgcccaaagcaatctacaaattcaatgtgatatccatcaaaatcccaacaacattctttaatgataTAGAAgtccaaaattcatatggaataatagaagaccataaatagcaaaatcaatctttagcaggaagaacagtgctggaggaatatcaataccaaacttcaaactctactacaaagcTGCAGTTATAAAAactgcttggtattggcacaacaGCAGGCTTGaggatgaatggaatagaattgaagatccagaagtgaacccacagacctatggctatcTAATCACTGATAAAGGAGCCAGaaacataggatggaagaaagacagccccttcaacaaatggtgctggtagacTTGGCTATACACGTGTAGAGAACTGaagttagattctttttttttttttttaaatggcatgcTTTTATTACAGGGTAGAATTTTAAAActacaaatttaaaacaaaattatgtatataatacTTTCCAAAATTTATAAAGAAACTCACTTTTTCAATCATACTATTTGAAAGTATCCACAACAGTTAATATTTTGGAATAagagaacaaacaaataagaaaattggaGGGAAATCTGCTAATATCAACAGGaaaatttttgctttttgtaCTTTAATACATTTTCCAaggttaaaataatgaaaatatttctttgataGAAAGAATATGATTTTAGGTTTATTTTAAAAGGCCAACATATCCACACAGGGCCCATAAGGAGCAACCTTTGATGCCATTTACTCTAGACAGACATTTTCTGCCTTTTCCACTCCCACAAGGTACCCTATGAAGTTAGAttcttatacatcaccctgcaccagaatcaattccaaatggatcaaagacctcagtgtaagatcagatatcctgaaatattacaggaaattataggggaaacactagggcccCTTGGCACAGTTTGAAACTTCCTatataaagatccagaaacacaacaaatcaaagacaggctagataaatgggattatattaaactgaagagtttctgaatggcaaaggacatggctagcaagataaacagaaagcctacagactggtaGAAAATCTTCACTAGTTATACTTCAGACAAGGGCCtagtatctaaaatatacttaagagctcaaaaattaaacccccaaaaaacaaatcctcaaagaaacaacaacttcatcaataagtgggctaaaaatTTATAGAGACttgttaaagaagaaataatggcCAATAGATACTCTGGCCacagaagaaatgcaaatgagattccacctcaccccagttagaatagccattatcaagaaactaataataatagatgctggcagggatatggccaaaagtgAAGGCTACAACActtttggtggaaatgtaaacttgttcaaccactctagaaagcagtgtggaggttcttcaaaagactaaatacagtttccctatgacctagcaatcccattcctggatatttatccaactgaccacaaacaaggccacactaaagccaccagcacaaccatgttcactgtggcactgtttaccatagccaagatatggaatcaacccagatgccccttggtcaacaaatgaatcaagaaaatggaaCGGAAAATGGTAGACAATGGAATTCTaatgctcccatcagaaagaatgacattactccatttgtaaggaaatgcaaagacttggaaaaaattatgttaagcaaagtaagccagactcaaagaaacaggctgaagggtttccctcattttttttttttttttttttggccagtcctgggacttgggctcaGGCCTaaaagcattgtccctggtttctttttgctcaaggctagcactttgcctcttgagccacagcaccacttctggctttttctgtttatgtggtgctgaggaaatgaagccagggcttcgtgcatgctatgcaagcactctaccgctaagccacattcccagccctttccctcattttaataactagaatgtctataagtctacaagttaatccaatggatagtaaaagacaagtaattacacttggacataattaattaaacagcactctaagcacTGAGCAGTGAGGACAAAgaagactattcttttttttttttgccagtcctgggccttggactcagggcctgagcactgtccctggcttctttttgctcaaggctagcactctgccacttgagccacagcgccacttctggctgttttctatatatgtggtactggggaattgaacccagggcttcatgtatgcaaggtaagtactcttgccactagaccatattcccagcccaagaagaatattcttaggagaggatcacaatggctcaatagctatgtgcatatcaccatataaaatgatgcttattgaaatgaactccaagaaatggaaactaaaggtttttttaattgtagtgtttaaaattctttcttttttttctttggt contains:
- the Copz1 gene encoding coatomer subunit zeta-1, coding for MEALILEPSLYTVKAILILDNDGDRLFAKYYDDTYPSVKEQKAFEKNIFNKTHRTDSEIALLEGLTVVYKSSIDLYFYVIGSSYENELMLMAVLNCLFDSLSQMLRKNVEKRALLENMEGLFLAVDEIVDGGVILENDPQQVVHRVALRGEDVPLTEQTVSQVLQSAKEQIKWSLLR